One window of the Camelina sativa cultivar DH55 chromosome 1, Cs, whole genome shotgun sequence genome contains the following:
- the LOC104784765 gene encoding transcription factor bHLH121-like, which yields MDVSARKSQKAGREKLRREKLNEHFVELGNVLDPERPKNDKATILTNTVQLLKELTSEVNKLKSEYTALTDESRELTQEKNDLREEKTALKSDIENLNLQYQQRLRSMSPWGAAMDHTVMMASPPSFPYPMPMAMPPGSIPMHPSMPSYTYFENQNPSMIPAPSPTYMPYMPPNTVVEQQSVHIPQNPPGSRSREPRAKVSRESRSEKAEDSNEVATQLELKTPGSTSDKDTVQRPEKTKRCKRNNNNNSTEESSHSSKCSSSPSIRDHSSSSSVAGGQKPDDAK from the exons ATGGATGTTTCTGCTAGGAAGTCGCAAAAGGCAGGCCGCGAGAAGTTGAGGAGGGAAAAGCTGAATGAGCATTTTGTTGAACTCGGAAATGTACTCG ATCCAGAGAGACCAAAGAATGACAAAGCCACGATCCTGACTAATACTGTTCAGTTGTTGAAAGAGCTCACCTCTGAAGTCAACAAACTGAAATCTGAGTACACAGCATTGACAGATGAGTCCCGCGAG TTGACACAGGAGAAAAACGACCTGAGAGAAGAAAAGACAGCGCTGAAATCAGATATAGAGAATCTCAATCTCCAATACCAGCAGAGATTAAGGTCAATGTCTCCATGGGGAGCTGCAATGGATCACACAGTCATGATGGCTTCACCTCCGTCTTTTCCATACCCAATGCCTATGGCTATGCCTCCTGGGTCAATACCAATGCATCCATCAATGCCATCTTACACGTACTTTGAGAACCAGAATCCTAGCATGATCCCAGCTCCAAGTCCTACATACATGCCGTATATGCCTCCTAATACAGTCGTTGAACAACAATCCGTGCACATTCCACAGAACCCGCCGGGTAGCCGTTCTCGGGAACCTAGAGCAAAGGTTTCAAGAGAGAGCAGATCTGAGAAAGCAGAGGACTCTAACGAAGTTGCAACACAGCTCGAGTTAAAAACCCCTGGATCTACTTCTGATAAG GACACAGTGCAAAGAccagagaagacgaagagatgtaagaggaacaacaacaacaactccacAGAAGAAAGTTCTCATTCTAGCAAATGTTCATCTTCCCCAAGCATCCGAGATCACAGTTCTTCCAGTAGCGTAGCTGGTGGCCAAAAACCTGACGATGCAAAATGA
- the LOC104784781 gene encoding AP-5 complex subunit beta-1-like, whose amino-acid sequence MTTTTTPEKTPARPLSIQDWDVLIDDFRDDGAPRDWFTSVFQIDSLADLALSSLLKKDFPITVKLSILVFLDEFSPILFDKCGNDTFDRFIDVLRTIVQSPTDGSSGLKEQAMVSFTSVLVSIDSFSIGHVEAVVDLLLALVNRPNHGFDRQARGVACECLRQLEKAFPGLLSDVAGHLWSLCQAERTHAVQAYLLLFTTIVYNVVHQKLKVSLLSTSVPLVPFNAPNWMRDQSLVMSQGHQGLGPDQKELRRTLAFMLESPYLFTSCAMMEFMGMVVPLASALELQASMLRVQFLGMIYSFDPMLCHVVLLMYTQFPDAFEGQEKEIMRRLMLFSKETQIYLVFRLLALHWLMGFLNKFMLSGELEKRKSVLEMGQKFHPVVFDPLALKALKLDLLVQCSVSSNSLSGGDNSKSSGDLLQECLVSVSDFKWLPPWSSETELAFRTLHKFLICSSTHSDTDPSTTRSLMESSLFQNVQGLLVDMTLEFQILVPVIVAFIERLINCHKHQWLGERFLQKLDEKLLPKLMKNNLLTAYFPLFHRIAENDTIPPSRLIELLTKFVISLVEKRGFDVRLKFWDQGTEVLGICRTLMSHHKSSRLFRGLSRLLSLTCLYFPDLEVRDNARIYLRMLVCIPGQRIKNILKPADAVSPSTHSSTFFSVQSPRFRHDPSKSRNLSAYILLERVTPLLVKQSWSLSLPSLTVGTDGYSIIENKIQVDEVEPDDSQELQILPEARRIELGKPTLRVMDSKIGEILERLRRYFSVIPDFKHMPGIKVRITCTLRLDAEPYSSVWGSETQNVELEKVDSPPAIFASVLKFSSSAPYGSIPSCRIPFLLGEPHSNSNVPNEEVSLDIVLVENTLKEEEKDCLRGGAPVTVELEPREPTPGLVEVSMEANAENGQMIQGKLESVPVGIEDMFLKALAPPGEPEDTMPSYYSDLFSALWEVCGSSSSTAHETFALKGGKTAAAVSGTRSVKLLEVPAETVIQATELRLAPFVVAISGDQLVNIVRDGGIIENIVWKEEEEEGKNANAEQSSSSSVGIRGPLRLTYIGYGDDQEVPMTRSRGKMGKVKMLMFLPPRYHLLFEMEVGEGSTLVHIRTDYWPCLAYVDDYLEALFLH is encoded by the exons ATGACCACGACGACGACGCCGGAGAAGACTCCGGCGAGACCTCTCTCTATCCAGGACTGGGACGTTCTCATCGACGACTTCCGAGACGACGGCGCTCCTCGCGACTGGTTCACTTCCGTTTTCCAGATTGATTCTCTGGCGGACTTGGCTCTCTCGTCTCTTCTCAAGAAAGACTTCCCTATCACTGTAAAGCTCTCAATCCTTGTCTTTCTAGACGAGTTTTCCccgattttgtttgataaatgtGGTAACGATACCTTTGATCGATTCATCGATGTTCTCCGTACGATCGTGCAATCACCGACGGATGGATCGTCGGGATTGAAGGAGCAAGCTATGGTCTCTTTCACCTCTGTGCTTGTATCGATTGATTCTTTCTCTATAGGTCACGTCGAAGCTGTTGTTGATTTGCTTCTTGCTCTCGTGAATCGTCCTAACCACGGGTTTGATCGACAAGCTCGTGGCGTAGCGTGTGAGTGTTTACGTCAGCTTGAGAAAGcttttcctggtttgttatcTGATGTGGCTGGTCATCTTTGGTCGTTGTGTCAAGCGGAGAGAACTCACGCTGTGCAAGCTTACCTTCTTTTGTTCACTACGATTGTTTACAACGTGGTTCATCAGAAGCTTAAGGTTTCGCTTCTTAGTACCTCTGTACCTTTGGTGCCTTTTAATGCTCCTAATTGGATGCGTGATCAGAGTTTGGTTATGAGTCAAGGTCATCAAGGATTGGGGCCAGATCAGAAGGAGCTGAGACGAACGCTGGCTTTTATGTTGGAATCTCCGTATTTGTTTACGTCTTGTGCTATGATGGAGTTTATGGGTATGGTTGTGCCACTTGCATCTGCATTGGAGTTACAGGCTTCTATGCTCAGAGTTCAGTTCTTGGGGATGATTTATTCTTTTGATCCGATGCTTTGTCATGTTGTCTTGCTTATGTATACTCAGTTCCCTGATGCGTTTGAGGgacaagagaaagagatcatgaGACGTCTTATGCTATTTTCTAAGGAGACTCAGATCTATCTTGTTTTCCGTTTGCTTGCGCTGCATTGGTTAATGGGTTTTCTGAATAAGTTTATGTTGAGTGGGGAGCTTGAGAAGAGGAAATCTGTTCTTGAGATGGGTCAGAAGTTTCATCCTGTGGTTTTTGATCCACTCGCTTTGAAAGCGTTGAAGCTTGATCTTCTGGTACAATGCTCTGTTAGTTCCAACTCTTTGAGTGGAGGTGATAACAGCAAATCTTCTGGGGATTTGTTGCAGGAATGCTTGGTATCGGTTTCGGATTTCAAATGGTTGCCTCCATGGAGCTCAGAAACTGAACTAGCATTCCGCACTTTACACAAGTTTCTGATATGTTCATCTACACATTCCGACACTGACCCTTCCACCACTAGAAGTCTTATGGAATCTAGCCTCTTCCAAAACGTGCAG ggGTTGCTGGTAGACATGACCTTGGAGTTTCAAATCTTGGTCCCTGTTATTGTGGCTTTTATTGAGCGGTTGATAAACTGTCACAAGCATCAGTGGTTAGGAGAGCGGTTTCTTCAGAAACTCGATGAGAAACTGCTTCCCAAACTTATGAAAAACAACTTATTAACAGCTTACTTCCCGCTTTTCCATCGGATAGCCGAGAATGATACAATACCTCCTTCTCGATTGATAGAGCTGCTTACGAAGTTTGTAATTTCACTTGTTGAGAAGCGGGGGTTTGATGTGCGGTTGAAATTTTGGGATCAAGGAACTGAAGTTCTTGGCATTTGTCGAACACTGATGAGTCACCATAAGAGCTCTAGATTATTTCGTGGACTCTCTCGCCTTCTTTCCCTCACATGTCTCTATTTCCCTGATCTGGAAGTCCGAGACAACGCTAG GATATATTTGAGGATGCTGGTCTGTATACCAGGACAgagaattaaaaacattttgaagcCCGCAGATGCTGTCTCTCCATCAACTCATTCTTCTACATTCTTTAGTGTTCAAAGTCCTCGTTTTCGTCATGATCCTAGCAAATCTCGGAACCTTTCAGCCTATATTCTTCTTGAACGGGTTACGCCCCTACTCGTGAAACAGTCATGGTCATTGTCTCTACCATCTCTAACTGTTGGAACTGATGGGTATAgcattatagaaaacaaaatccaggTAGATGAAGTTGAGCCGGATGACAGTCAAGAACTCCAGATTTTGCCAGAAGCTCGAAGAATTGAATTAGGAAAACCTACGTTAAGGGTAATGGACTCAAAGATTGGAGAGATTCTAGAAAGATTAAGAAGGTATTTCTCAGTGATTCCTGATTTTAAACACATGCCTGGAATTAAGGTTAGGATAACCTGTACTTTGAGATTGGATGCTGAACCATATAGCAGTGTATGGGGAAGTGAAACTCAGAATGTCGAGTTAGAGAAAGTTGACTCACCTCCTGCGATTTTTGCGAGCGTGCTCAAATTCTCATCGTCAGCTCCGTATGGCTCTATCCCCTCATGCCGCATACCTTTCCTTCTCGGTGAGCCTCATTCGAACAGCAATGTACCCAACGAAGAAGTTTCTTTAGACATCGTCCTGGTAGAAAACACGCTgaaagaggaggagaaagatTGCTTGAGAGGAGGAGCACCTGTGACAGTGGAACTGGAACCTAGAGAACCTACACCAGGTTTGGTCGAGGTTTCAATGGAAGCAAATGCAGAAAATGGTCAGATGATTCAGGGAAAACTAGAGAGTGTCCCTGTGGGGATCGAAGACATGTTCCTAAAAGCTCTTGCTCCACCTGGCGAACCTGAAGATACAATGCCAAGCTACTACTCTGATCTATTCAGTGCTTTGTGGGAAGTGTGTGGTTCTTCATCCAGCACGGCGCACGAAACATTTGCACTTAAAGGAGGGAAAACCGCTGCAGCAGTCAGCGGGACTCGGTCAGTAAAACTGCTTGAAGTCCCAGCGGAAACTGTAATACAGGCCACCGAGCTTCGGTTAGCGCCTTTTGTGGTGGCTATCAGCGGAGACCAGCTTGTAAACATTGTAAGAGACGGAGGAATCATCGAGAACATTGtgtggaaggaagaagaagaggaagggaAAAACGCAAATGCAGAGCAGTCTTCATCATCCTCGGTGGGAATCCGAGGCCCTCTTCGTCTGACATACATTGGATATGGAGATGACCAAGAGGTTCCGATGACGAGGAGCAGAGGGAAAATGGGAAAGGTAAAGATGTTGATGTTTCTGCCGCCGAGATATCATCTGCTGTTTGAAATGGAAGTTGGGGAAGGATCCACATTGGTGCATATAAGAACAGATTATTGGCCTTGCTTGGCTTATGTTGATGATTATTTAGAAGCTTTGTTTCTGCACTAG
- the LOC104784790 gene encoding uncharacterized protein LOC104784790 encodes MHRQGSSPITPSSFNAAVSIASDVPTGLTKSPLSHAIPVSPISAAYPSGDPMLMSSSSSGSALARVRLSDILAYEGAPSPAYAKAVEALSVSLMRYNASVIELGSEDTALMRCGLEAARLYFRTRSLNVSGKGNRGLSMYRAGRSVEDLDSSPPCMAEIFRCLGKVARAALSAIARHLRLRSDVFNHMLDDFPLAPNEVSSSVLLASYAYASVQNGKHASGGGSLSTYIEVEKGLLTLFCSDGSGIQVCDPNGRWYTADNGGGVSDLLLITGKALSHATAGLRPAASYRTTTDHLSGTDTRGRASLAFRLMPKSNAILDCSPIEAAGHVIPQSYVPVSVSQFMDNLLAENDTPVNPPVKSSVPRDDVCKEPSLRSVLSDPISGAFLEDAMVVSCGHSFGGLMLRRVLEMSRCTLCNAEIEPGSLVPNHALRAAASAIKQQDDKRLFHNAAMRRRRKDMSDQMDVENGDPATDDGMHRVVHYPFSVNEKVLIKGNRRTPEKFVGKEAIVTSQCLNGWYLLKIVESGDNVRLQYRSLKKMVNDDRAGGLQVQPVESNSL; translated from the exons ATGCACCGGCAGGGCTCGTCTCCGATTACGCCTTCAAGCTTTAACGCCGCCGTTTCAATTGCTTCTGATGTTCCTACTGGTTTAACCAAGTCTCCTTTGTCTCACGCGATCCCAGTTTCGCCGATTTCTGCTGCTTACCCTTCCGGTGATCCTATGCtgatgtcgtcgtcgtcgtctggGAGTGCTCTCGCTAGGGTTCGATTATCTGATATTTTGGCTTATGAAGGAGCTCCTTCTCCTGCGTATGCGAAAGCCGTGGAGGCTTTGTCTGTGTCTTTGATGAGGTATAATGCTTCTGTGATCGAACTAGGGAGTGAAGACACAGCACTGATGCGATGTGGCCTTGAAGCTGCTCGTTTGTATTTTAGAACTAGAAGCCTTAATGTTTCTGGTAAAGGCAATCGTGGCCTCTCTATGTATAGAGCTGGAAG GTCTGTTGAGGATTTAGATTCTTCGCCACCATGCATGGCTGAGATTTTCCGGTGCTTGGGTAAAGTAGCACGAGCTGCTTTATCTGCAATAGCAAGGCATCTACGTCTAAGAAGCGA TGTTTTTAACCATATGCTCGACGACTTTCCACTGGCTCCGAACGAGGTTTCCTCCTCGGTTCTACTGGCTTCCTATGCTTATGCCTCAGTCCAAAATGGAAAACATGCTTCTGGAGGTGGGAGCCTATCTACTTATATTGAAGTTGAAAAGGGTTTGTTAACACTCTTCTGCTCAGATGGCTCTGGCATTCAG GTATGTGACCCAAATGGTCGTTGGTACACAGCAGATAATGGAGGTGGGGTGAGTGATCTCTTACTGATTACTGGCAAAGCGCTTAGTCATGCTACTGCAGGTCTCCGTCCAGCTGCCTCTTACAGAACTACTACCGACCATTTGTCTGGTACTGACACTCGTGGAAG GGCATCACTAGCTTTTAGGCTTATGCCGAAAAGTAATGCTATATTAGATTGTTCCCCAATAGAAGCAGCCGGCCATGTAATTCCTCAAAGCTATGTGCCAGTATCTGTTAGTCAGTTTATGGATAACCTCTTGGCCGAGAATGACACTCCAGTTAATCCGCCTGTGAAAAGCAGT GTTCCGCGGGATGATGTTTGCAAAGAGCCTTCCTTAAGAAGTGTTCTATCAGATCCAATTTC TGGTGCTTTTCTTGAAGATGCAATGGTGGTCTCTTGTGGACATTCATTTGGTGGCCTTATGCTTCGAAGAGTCCTTGAAATG TCTAGATGTACGCTCTGCAATGCAGAAATCGAGCCGGGGTCTCTGGTTCCTAACCATG CACTTAGAGCTGCCGCTTCAGCTATAAAGCAACAGGATGATAAAAGACTTTTCCACAACGCAGCCATGAGGAGGCGTAGAAAAGATATGAGTGATCAAATGGATGTG GAAAATGGAGATCCAGCTACGGATGATGGAATGCATCGAGTGGTGCATTATCCATTTTCGGTAAATGAAAAAGTGCTCATTAAG GGCAACCGGAGAACCCCGGAAAAGTTTGTTGGAAAAGAAGCAATCGTGACATCTCAATGTCTCAATGGCTG GTATCTATTAAAGATTGTCGAAAGCGGAGACAATGTGCGGCTGCAATACCGATCCCTAAAAAAGATGGTGAACGATGACAGAGCAGGAGGCCTACAGGTACAACCGGTTGAGAGCAATAGCTTGTAG